The following proteins come from a genomic window of Lolium rigidum isolate FL_2022 chromosome 5, APGP_CSIRO_Lrig_0.1, whole genome shotgun sequence:
- the LOC124653404 gene encoding pathogen-related protein-like encodes MASAETGGDKYRSFIHGEGEKNTVWRLGAPPNFDVVNKLFEEERTNEWPEGSVEEKVQRLLKTWEMEMFHKVRPEDQKIVHSQGYTGSTNGMKPLTRKEWSAMGGYNVFLATTLPPEHRIYDPDKETADSSMSTFLTAFPRGFAIEVLDVYCSGPPKVAFKFRHWGYMEGPFKGHPPHGQRVEFFGVCIFHVDEEMKVEKAEYYYERGNFLASFLSAPAASAASASGCPVMTGN; translated from the exons ATGGCGTCTGCAGAAACCGGAGGGGACAAGTACCGGTCGTTCATCCACGGCGAGGGCGAGAAGAACACGGTGTGGAGGCTTGGAGCCCCTCCAAACTTCGACGTGGTCAACAAGCTCTTCGAGGAAGAGAGGACCAAC GAATGGCCGGAGGGGTCTGTGGAAGAGAAGGTGCAGCGCTTGCTCAAGACCTGGGAGATGGAGATGTTCCACAAGGTGCGCCCCGAGGACCAGAAGATCGTTCACTCCCAGGGATACACCGGGAGCACCAACG GAATGAAGCCTCTAACGCGGAAGGAATGGAGCGCCATGGGTGGCTACAATGTGTTCCTCGCGACCACCCTGCCGCCGGAGCACCGCATCTACGACCCAGACAAGGAGACGGCTGATTCTAGCATGTCCACGTTCTTGACGGCGTTTCCCCGGGGTTTCGCCATCGAGGTGCTCGACGTCTACTGCAGCGGCCCACCCAAGGTTGCCTTCAAGTTCCGACACTGGGGGTACATGGAGGGGCCGTTCAAGGGGCACCCGCCTCATGGCCAGCGTGTGGAGTTCTTTGGCGTCTGCATCTTCCAT GTTGATGAGGAGATGAAGGTGGAGAAGGCAGAGTACTACTACGAGCGGGGAAACTTCCTAGCCAGCTTCTTGAGCGCGCCTGCTGCTTCTGCAGCATCGGCTTCAGGTTGCCCAGTGATGACAGGAAACTGA